TAGAATTGTTCAAGGGTTCAAGCATTCGTCAACCTAAACTCTCTACTTGTATTTGTAGATAAATTCTATGATTCTATCTTTCTCTACAGACTAACTTGGATCTGAATTGAAGGTTGATTTTTTCCAATGTTCGACATACTGGCAGATTTCAATCTATAGTATTGATATCTAACTTTGTATTAGTGTTTTCGGATTAATTttggttatatttatatatgttgttgTGGAACTCCAAGTGTCATTCTGTACATCATTTTTAGTTGTAACAATCAATGTCTGTCAATATAAGATTGTTGacttaatttatatagattttgcATGATACGCGGTTATAATCTATAAGTAAATCTAATCTGTACCTACCTAACTGTGAGTTTCTAGATCCACCATGCTTTATTACTCGTTTTCTGTCATGATTTCTTTGAAGATTAATGATATGTTGGTCATTTTCGTGCCTCGTTTCTATTTTGGTCATTTTCTTGTCTCATTTTGATTAAGATAAGTCAAATTTACATGTCTTGATGATACTGGCtattacaactttttttttttacaaaatcttCTTGTGACTATGATGTTGAAGACAAATTAAACTCTGGCTCCTTTGAGGCCCTTCCAAAGTGGGAAGACTTTAAAGTTAtctttcctcttttttttttctttttttttaactatctaAAGCAGTTACTCTAAGGCTTCAATAAACATAGTTATCGGGTTTAAAACTAATCATGGGTATATAATCAGTAATATGGAGACATCATCGTATAGTTGTTAAACTGGCTTAGTGAAATTTCTCGTTCAAAAATAAAGTTCTCGGGTTTAATAAAATGTAATTACATACATAAATGAATGTCCTTATGATCATAATTCATGTACATAAGAGGTGATTATATCTAatttacaaataatatatacatgtaataacATTAGTGTTATGTTTATTAGAAATTGTTAATAAAATCTCATACGAGACTGACAAGTCTACAATCTTAAGAAGGAAAAATGTCAACAAGACAACAACTAATACATCTAAACCAAATGCATGAACTACATATATGCTACATGTTTAGATAAATGAACCGAGATTAAAGTCATATTAACCACAAATTACAGCACCACGGAACGATCAAAAACCAATTCAAATAGACTAATTGATAGAACAAGtaaacacaacaacaacaaccaatccatgagcggggtatgggggaggtgagctaTAGACAGttttacctctacacaaaggtagagagactgcttccaataaggacctccggccaagaAGATATAAAAAGCCATAAAAGGGTAAAGTGTTTTTACCTCTCTGTCGAGAACAAGATAAGACGATATACCTGTCAGCTAGGACCGCTGGGTATTGCTACCAGAAGAGTAGGGAAAGAGTAGCCAACGAACGGCCTAACAATACCTTAGCACTGTACATAAACATCAACAACCATAGTACGcaaataacaacataaaatgaaaaaatctgATGCACAAAGTCTTCAGCCAGGAGCTCAAACAGGGGGAACGTAAACGGCTTGGACAACCATACCTATACATATGAATTAACTAAAAACTAAGGTGGTTAAACTACTACTAAACAACCTTCGAAGCAAAGAGCCGCTAAGCTAAACTAAAACTAGTCTACTCGCAAAACGACAACGTATATCCCTAGTCCTCTATAAACTGACTGCTCAGAACCCCCGGCAACAAAAGAATAGGGAAAAGTAGCAACAAACGCCCTAGATAACTAAAAGCACCGGTTCAACAAAACACATACAATAACAATGATATAGCACGTAGACAAATTTAAAAGTGTTTCAACATAAAGCCCAAACCTACCTACATATAGGGTAGTGTGCAACCTATGAAACACACTAACTTAGCCTTCTAGCGAGACTAAACCTAGTCCACTCCCAAGCTCCCAAACCCCTAAACTAGTCCTAGTACTCTAAAAAACTCTCATCGGTCATGTCCTCCAACAGGCAGAGTATTTTGGGGCAGccaagagtaacctccccctCGATTTCGGTCTCCCTCTACTCAGGTCAAAACCACTACGGAGGTTACTGAGAACCAAAGTTTAAGTAAAAAAGTCTAAGTGAACAAGTAAACACACACATTTACAAATTTGAATGATTCATATGACCCGCAAATTTTGAAAGATGTTGGAACACCAATGCTACCTAACCTAACGTATCCTTGTGTAAGATCCAAATCTTGCATCTTGAAGAACAATAAATATCATGCTTTGTTTATTATAGATAATGGAAAGTCAAAGATACTTAAGATATTTGGCAAGTATAGTTTCACTATCAATGAAACTCATGATTTTAGCAATGTTGGATGGACTTTTTGACATCCCAATTAAAGTTGAACACGGTTTTTCCTAATTTGGAGATTATTTGACCCACCCTATAGATCCCATATCGTATTGAAATTATGCGAGTGCCACTTGTATATATTCATCACCACCAATTGTTATGAGCTTATGCTACAAACAAAATCAACTTCATAACATTGACACATCATGACTGATTACGTTTTTATAAACcatcaaaaatttataaatttaaatccGCACATATTGTAtctaattgaaaataaaaacaaaaacttaaaagtttatgttttgaaaatttcatAAACGTTTTAACGTCTTTATTTTGTATACACTAGACTAAAATTTAGGCTAAATTCTAGTTAGTTAATAGTAACATGGTATGAATCGATTTGACCTGTTTTACACATAAGCAAATTGGAGGTGAAATAAGTCAATAATAAGATACTACTCGTATCATGTATCCATGTTCGTTACATACCGGCCTTTTCTTTTGGTGCTAGAATAAAGATAGTTGTGCGTGCTTGTCTAGTAACATAAACCCATCTGCAATAGGTGTACACAAGTCCCGACCAAAGTAGCCAGTCAATAATGTTgcaaaatcaaatttgttttatgatttttttttttattttaaaagtctGAAATATCTAagtaaacaaattttatttttaccattacTATCCGATGAATGAAAATGAATaagttaaaattcaaaaaatctacgcatataaaggaaaaaaagttaACACACACTTACATAAGTCGACATGAAAATTTATCCACTTGGAATAGTTTTATTGATCATAATAACATACATAATTTTGACATATATAGATAGAAAGCACATAATTAACTTGAATCAAATTAACGTCAATTCTATGACCACTTTAATTACACAAATTATGTGAGTCTATTAACGACATACTAAACGTGTTAGCCTGTTAGGCAATACCCATCCGGCCAACACCAATGACAACCCATGTCACAAACTCACAACAAACAGATAACAATAAATCAATATCCGTATAGTCATTCCAGCTAAATTGTGTGATGAAAGCTCATATCGATTGAGAAGAAAATCATAGTTTAATTTTTGATATCGATGAAAGTACTAATATATCGCATagtataagattttttttttaacatacatAGTCAGTATAAGATTTAAAATAGATTAGTGTAAACTCAACTGATCTTTAATGTCCTTTATGTATTTCAGTCAAATGTTAATCACGGGTTTGAAACCTTTAAAATgcatattgggaagtccttGTCAGTGAGATGGGGCATAGTGGTTTTCTCTAACATTTAGCTGGTTTCCTCCAGAACagtagtgggacttccaccgtcagtcatgccctcggattaactgtgctggtgacgtggtcgatctctaccggataTTGAAGAGGCAATAATGCTGAatcactgttaaaaaaaatagattagtGTAAACACAATAACCTTATTtccttattaaataaaattaaacgtGGCAGCcataagaaaatataataacaataataatactaaaacgTGGCACAAACAACAATTCAAACTAGAAATCCCATAGTTGTCAACGTCGACACACACACGTCAATTCAATTGAATTCAATTCTCCCTCATGACCTTCAACCCACCCAATCAAACCGCCACGTCATACACACACACGTGTCATCTTCTCAACCTCCCCCACCTCTCATTCATATGAAGGAGAATTACACACCTCACATGGTCACATCCACACCGTTCCTttcattatatacatacattcctctgtatctatatatatctatatctatatatatatatgtctatatatctatatcatctTCACACACATATTATTATTCACAACATTGTGTGATTACCTCATCAATCCGACGTCGTTTCattagtttaatttaaatttttcattattAAACTTATTCATTCATTACGGCTATGAAAACATCAATAAACGACGCCGTTTCGGTAAACTCACAACTATCCCGAGACTTCCGTTCTCGGAAAACGGTGACGTCACTAAAAGTATCATCAAAACATATAGATACAGATCAAGAAAGCAGCGGTTCTTCTAATGAAGATATGGAATATTACTCGCCGAAATCAGTTGTGTCAATGATGATGACGTCACCCAAGGATGCTAACGGTCATGTTTTCAGATCTCGTTTTCCTAATCCGATTTTGAGAATCCGATGTGAGGATTCGCAGATCGGTGAAGATATCGGTGAAGGTTTGGTCTGTAAACTCGGCGGAAATGATCGGATTGATGTTAATCAGATGTTTTCACGGCCGGCGTCTCCGCTTGGTGGCAAAACGACGTCGTCTTTGATCAAGTCCGAGAACTGAAATACTGAAAGAGTTGGTATATATGTTACaaagtgtacttttttttttgttatctaTTGTGTATAGATTTTGTACGTATATGTTGTAAATAGTTAAGgcgtttttttttgttaataaagaGTTGTTACGGGTTTCACTTTTAAGagttaaaagtttttgttttgggGTTTGGGACGGATGAGGATTAACTTTAGAGGTAAAGTtgttaatcttaaccattgaattaaaattaagggtcaagatttaaagatgatctttaaattttgacctttgatttcaatccaaaggtCAAAATGCTTTAGAGAATCCCCATCCGTTTGGGACTGGTTTTATCGAAGTAAATTACTCGTAAAAATTACGGAAATTTAAAATATGAAGGGATTATGGTAGATGTAAAGTtggtaagtatttttttttttaaaagtatatgtcGTATATATTCACCCTATTCCGCAATTACGGAGTAGTAAGATTACAAAAGTTGGAAGTTACATTGAAAGAATTTCATTCCTCCCAACTAATACTACCTTTTTTCATTCTATTTTTATACCACATAAAACCTATCGCTTTGGCTTCTATGAACACTTTGTCGACGCTAATAGATGCTTAATCAAAAACCTTTTCGTTTCTAGCTTTCCAAAGGCACCAACTCATAACAAAAACAATCCCTTTACACACCTTGGTCGACTTTTTCCCGAGCCCCATGTTGTCCGCTGCCAAGATCAATTCCTTCACAGAAGAGAAGCTAAGATTTTCAACCTTACACCAATTACTTATAAGACCCCAAACTTCCAAAGCAAATTGGCAGTAGCAAAGTAGATGGTCTATAGTTTCCTCCCATGCCTCACATAAACCGCAATGAGTATTTCCAAAATTAAAATTCCGATAGCTAAGTGCTTTGTACGTAGGTAAGCGATCAAGAGCAGCTCGCCACACAAAAATGTTACATTTCTTCATAACCGCTTTTGCCCATTTGAAGATAAAACGCCCATCATAGCTTCTCCAACTTTGAATAATCGTTTGAcactcttgatagaaaagttcTCGCCATTGTCCCCTATCCATACCCACCGATCTTCTATTTGTAACACCCTGCATTCGTCAATCATATCTCGAAACACTAGCCATTTGTCCAACAGTTCTTGTGAAAACGGAATCGAGCCACGAATTACACCCCACAAATCTTCTTGTTTCACTACAACACTCTTTTCTCCTCTTCGATTTTGAAAATATTAGGAAACAGATTTGTTAAACATGTATCGTTGACCCATGGATCTAGCCAAAATCTTATTTTATCTCCACGCCCACATACACCTTTGAAAAAGCTGCAAATGGACTTAGCTGCGACTTTGAACCGTTCCACGGTCTTGATGATAGTCGTCCACACCCCAGCCATGGAAGTTGAACAAGGAACTAGTTTCCACCCTCTCGTCGTACCATGTAAAGCATCTATAATAGACCTCCATAATGCAGTTGGCTCTATTTTATAACTCCAAATTCATTTTGAGAGTAAAGCAATGTTGGCATCTTTAAGTTTCCCAATTCCCAAACCTCCGTCTTTTGAAGGTAACGCCACACGATCCCAAGccacccatttttttttttcgtttttctgCAATCCCTCCCCAAAGAAATTTTCTCATAATAGATTCTAAGCCTTCAATTACCGATTCCAGGACtttaaaaagagagaaataaTAAGTCGGCAAGCTTTCCAACACGGCTTTAATTAGTGTAACTCTACCACCGATTGAAATAGTATCTGACTTCCACCGCGCCAATCATTTCTCAAATATATCAAATAAGAAGTTCCAGTTATCTATCCAATTCATATTACTACCAATCCGGATTCCTAGGTGAGTAAAAGGTAGAGATCCTTCCTTGCACTTTATCATGTTAGCCATATTTTTTACTTCATTGTCTTCGACACAAATTCCAAAAAGATTAGACTTACTAAGATTGATTTTCAAACCGGAACATAAGAAGAATACCCGCAAAATTCGAGCAACATTCTTTAGATTCTCCTCAGTCCATTCGCCCAAAAAAGTGCAGTCATCCGCATATAGAAGGTGTGTAAGAATCGATCCTTCATTAGGTAGTTTAAAACCAAACAACGAGCCCGAGTTCGAGCTTTATTTACCAAGCATGTAAGCCTTCCATTACCAATAAAAAGAGGAATGGGGATATAGGATCACGTTGTGGCATTCCTTTTTGGCATTGAAATTCAAATGTTGGTGACCCATTGACTAACACCGCAGCTCTAGCCGACGAAAGAATGCCATAAATCCACTTGCACCATTTTTTCGGAAACCCCATTTGATCCATAATTTCTATCAAGAAGTTCCAATTAACGTTGTAGTAAGCTTTGTTAAAGTCAACCTTGAAAATGAATgatttgtttttgcttttcttcGCCCAAGTAATTAACTCATTTATCACCAACGGGCCATCTAGGATCAATCTATCACTTAGAAATCAAAGGACTAAGAACAGGTTTCAGCAGATTACTCAAACTTTTTGATATCACCTTGCTAATGACCCCAACAAGAGTAATAGGCCTGTAATCGTTAAGGCTTCCCGGATCCAAAGTCTTAGGTATAAGTGTGATGAAAGCAGAATTGCAACCTTGACTAAGTTGGTAAGTAGTAGAAATATTTCAAAAGATACATAgaattattagtttattaaagAGAATCGGGTaaattttataagtatatatataatggactaatggtctatatatatttttaaatatttctaaaagtagcttgaaattttaaaaaaattacttagatgatgaaatattatagtttatataactatatactCGTACTAATTTAGACATCTAAAAAAAATCGTCtaaaataatcatataattcTTACTACCTAATACCATAGGTAAGAAATAAATTCAACCAATAAAATGAGGTTGGCCATGATGACTTCACCATTTGTActaatttattatatacttCTTCATTAGTAAATAAAACCATTGTTACGTACAAAATGAACGGAAACtagaagaagaatcatcttcgaCTTATATAATATTCATTCCAAATTTCATTTTAACTAGCTCGTCAAATTTTATCCTTTAAAATTTCAGTAAAATAGACCACATAAACAAAGCAAGTCCATCCTTAATTGTTACGTACAAAACAAAATGATGGGAAATTGAGAGTATTAAGTTAGTATGTTATATATAGAGCCAAAACTTTGCTGTAAATAGAGCAAAAAAGACAGTATTGCCGTTTGCCGCATCATTTAAGTCAATTTAGATtttattcaacaaaaaaaattgcCGTATTTTCTATACACAGGATACATGCACCTATTTTGATTCGATGCacacaaatgtaattttctctaaaatAAAACAGGCACCatattaaaaatgatatatgataaCATCTCGCCTATTgaattaatttgaaaaaacaatTGGGAATGATCGAATACGAGACCTAATTTTCTAAGTTTGGACCGGGAAAGCAATAATCCAAATGTCTTATATTTGCTAATGCTATAAAGAATCCAAGATAACATAATATTCATAATAACTTTGGGCAACATCatagaaaaaaaggaaaattattCTATAAATTATGAGAAGTGAATGTATCATATTATCCAATAGTCGatcaattctttcttttttgtttcgtATAAACTATGGAGGTTTAGGCAAACTTCAATGAGAGCTCggtgatttattttttttgttaataagtacatgaaaaaaagaagaattcTAGTACAAGAATTTAAAACTCTCATATACACTAGTTTGATGATATTTCTTACCAAAAGTGGTAAGTAATAAGGATTTTAAAACCATCAAAGTAATTTTTTCTTTACTTGTCCAGATTAAGATATATACAATTGAAATTGACCATTTATGTAATTTtccttaaaatttttatataatgacATAATTTCATAAATAGAGATAGAAATAAATAAGACGTGTTCTTAATAAAGAGTTGGTATCGGTTTCacttttaagattttttaaagttttagttttCAATATTACGCACTTTGGTATCGGttataatttgaaaattattgaaacttaaaattatgaGAGGTTTTTTTCggactaaaattgaaaaattagtCGATAACTGTTAAACCTTATAGAACTCCTTGATAtctataatcttttaaaaacaacGAGTTAACAATATATTGCTTCTACTAGTCTTGTatccgcgcgatgcagcggggcATAGGAAAAAACGTTGGTTAAGTAGTTGTACcatgttattacatgaatgtaagatttaactcaagtgtttcttaccgccgttgttgttttagagtgagtgtttttttatgttgattgattattaaattcggtaacgcatgtgtgtttttttggtatactattGGAGCAACTTAAGGGAAGGGAATGGACACGcgtaatgtttttttaagggtatttttggaattccatgaataaaatttttgatggtaatatagattaaaaaggtaaattagatattttaaaggtatagtgttaaattttagatggatagtttgtttatatagatagtatagatatagatatgtgtaATGTAATATAGGTATCTtgttataaaaattcaaaatatgcaccaaaaaaaatctatatttcTATTTTGTCTAGGATTCAGTATCTATCAATATAAAATAATGGGTATGAAACTATATTGTTTCGTTTATTTAAAggtgtaaaaaataaagaataggggagaaaattataaaatgcattttaaaaattttttttaagtgtggaaaAGGAAGAAATGGAAAggataagagaaaaaaatttagttgtttttttgttttctctctcattttttAGGTGATTAGGAAGAGAAACTtttatcattcatttttttcctTCAGTTAACTAAACAATAAAGTAATGTTGGTACTATGAAAATAGTTCGGTGGGTTTAAGATATTAGagaatctaccaatatatatataacaaggtcttaAATTCAATCTTAAATAAATAGGAGCTTTTAGATGGATCTCATCTTTGATTTATattcattagatcaaatttaattattttatctttaattaatgacaatatcaatacttataatttatatgattaaacaaaatattCTGTTCTCAATCATGTAAAAGTAAATGATTATATGTACATTTAACCGGCTCCATGTTTTCTTTCTTACCCAAAATAGTagttctaattttttttttttcttctcaaaaacatcacatacatacatactcTTAATAATAAATACAAACATCTAATGTCGATCCGTTCATATAGATAAACAATATTTGTTTccaaatcaaatacaaaaactccaaaacctacatatatatatatagggatggaAAAAAAACCCGACCCGACGGGGAAACTCGATACCCGAACCCGTTCGAAGCAGGGAGTGGGGCATGTCCACCCCGACCCAACCCGACCCGAtatcaataattatataaaatatggccatatatatatatataggtcttttacccgcacgatgtgtggctatttaaaataacctacgtaaaaagaataaaaatgaacatgaactaatatataataatacattaaagcaTATGAACtttttgagaaatataatgatatataaagcacataaaaattaacaacccaattatttttcatattaaaagtcgaaaagaatttgaagatgaaatcaaaaaacaactttaaaaaaaaatatgacaatggTGTGATGTGTCGACACaattatgtaatctatatatgaaactaatgttggtttttaggaaacaaaataaattttattaatttcataattttattttttacataccaatatatatttaatattttttattgcataaataaataaatgttgtggaaaattataaatatgacacataggataaaatcctatgtggcaaattttaaaaatagttttaaattaaagagggttttaaaaagctaagattcctactgttttaatatttatataaatatatataagtgattagttttgaatttatatttcaCCGTTGTAGTTACAATGTTTCACACTAATATCAATTAATTTGTATCTACATTCCATCCATTTCTCAAAACATCATTtctcaaattaaacaaaattttggtaattattattgaaaaataactaTTCCTTATCGGGGCGGGTTTCGAGTTTCAGGTTTTGGGACATTATTTTACCCTCGACGGGGTCCCCGATAGTACCCGAGGGCGCATATTCCTTATCGGATTTGGGTTTGGATTTGACACTATCCGCGCCAAACCCGACCCATTGCCAttcctacatatatatatatataattaaattcaaTGCATGTTTCATATATTTCGTTACATATACTTACATACAggtttaatattaaaaataataaaatattgatattattataaattaattataataatatattttaagtaggtaaataataagttaatatgaataaattcatatttaaaataaatccAACTTAACTTTTAAAAGTACGACATTagcattttgattttttaacaaAAGCTATAAGTAAACAATGAAATTTGCTTTTACAAAAGAATGCTAACTATTTAGTCCTACATTTTAACTATTCGGTAAGAtgttgatacatatatatgtgtatccTCTTCCCAAGTCTAAACGTTTTATTGAGTTGCCAAAAGTGTGAGTTGAACACGTAAATTACTACATTCATAACCTTAAATGGTATAACAATTTAcaaaagtttgtca
The Erigeron canadensis isolate Cc75 chromosome 2, C_canadensis_v1, whole genome shotgun sequence DNA segment above includes these coding regions:
- the LOC122587568 gene encoding uncharacterized protein LOC122587568, which encodes MQGVTNRRSVGMDRGQWRELFYQECQTIIQSWRSYDGRFIFKWAKAVMKKCNIFVWRAALDRLPTYKALSYRNFNFGNTHCGLCEAWEETIDHLLCYCQFALEVWGLISNWCKVENLSFSSVKELILAADNMGLGKKSTKVCKGIVFVMSWCLWKARNEKVFD